In the Hyla sarda isolate aHylSar1 chromosome 9, aHylSar1.hap1, whole genome shotgun sequence genome, agccatgacgtcacgctgctccggcccctgtatcgcccgtcattatgcacagagcgaactcgctctgcgcagtaatgacagcggggtgatgcagtggcgatccccggggtccccagcagcaggactgcggcgatctaacatcttatcccctatcctttggataggggataagatgtctaggggcggagtaccccttttaaaaaatagTCATTAATAAATAATGGGGTCGTCTGATCAATAGGAtaggtcagtgattcccaacgagggtgcctccagctgttgcaaaactacaactcccagcatgctcggacagccttcggctgtccgagcatgctgggagttgtagttttgcaacagctggaggcaccctggttgggaatcgctGGGATAggtcataaaaaaaacaaaacctggcAGTCACTTTTATGTCTTGTCTCATTGAGGATGGGTCATAACAGTACAACATAGGTTTTCACATCAGCTTGTCTTAAGCTTTGGGGTGCACTGTATTGTTGCTGATTTTACGGTGAACAATATCTTCCCGCAGCTTCTAATATTGACAATGTCGTTCTCGACGAGGATCGGTCCGGGGCCAGGCGTCTTCAGAATCTATGGAGGTaaggtgtttttcttttttttccgtttttctttttcttttattaattattttctttttaatttcttttttttgttttttttgcattgccTCACTGGGTTATATCTTTGTCTTTCTCATGTAAAATTGTACAAATACCTTTCTTCACAGAGACCAGAGAGAAGAGGAGCTGGGAGAATATTACATGAAGAAATATGCCAAGTCCTCTGTGGGGGAGCAGTAAGTGAATTATTTTTAAGTATTAATAcacatttgcaagctaagtacctcataatttcatagtttcatatcttcatttattgcattacagctgtatagcttttcatgttctatctatatacttatgtttttacctatatatatactcatgttttatctatatctttgtgctggcagtgtgctgctgtattctcctgttgctgtatatttagcccagcagcctgcacctgcaagccaggtttttacaatagtttggatcaatagtgctggccaacttatcctttggttgtttaatacacatttttcaaTAATCCGTCCCTGGTCTACATAAGATTCTCTTCCTTCTTTTGTTCTTTCTTCCTCAGTATATATGGCGGATCAGATGAACTGTCAGATGACATTACCCAGCAGCAGCTGCTTCCTGGAGTCAAGTAAGTCACTCATAGGCCTCTACTGGGCCTGGACATCTTAcccttgttgttttttcttttttttgctattttatttattaatccaTACCAGAGAGATCCAGTTTTGTTGAACCTACAACGGCCAATGACGGTCAGAGAAGTCTGGAAGTTGTATGGCCCCTGACAGTTTCTAATCTATACGACGGCCTGTAGAAGTAAGCAGATCATTTATTAATTCACTAATGGTATCtccatttattttcctttttttttagagATCCCAATTTGTGGACGGTGAAATGTAAGGTGAGTGTTATGAGCGGCGCTCGGAGATGCTTAAAACTACTGCAAAGTAGTTTGCTGGGTTGTTGCTTTAAAGGGCTAggccagtcctgaaaaacttatcccctatcctaaggataggggataagtttcagatcgcggggggccccagctcctgtatggggccccggctcgctggccagagagcgcgtgtcgaccaacACGCCCCCTCGATACAGCGCTacagcagagccggagattgccgaaggtagcgctccggctttgccatagagttgtattgagggggtgtgtcagctgccgcttcgtgccgtggtcgacacgccccattcccgcgggctgccggggccccacacgggagattgcgggggtgccagcggtcggacccgctcgcgatctgaaacttatcccctatccttaggggataagtttttcaagactggagatctcctttaactctGTTTCCTTATGCAGGCATGGTTGTAGATGACTTGTGATTGTCTCAAGGCTTGTGGCCATATTGGAATTTTCACTATGGTTATATAACTTCCTTCACCATAGGAAAACACTAAGGTTTGTCAATAGGAATCAGCAATTTGATTTCAACCATCTTGTAACCAAAAGGTCCCGTCACCTGGAAAACAGCAAACTTTTGACATCTAGGACGTGTGGAAAGTTTTTGTTCAATAAGTAGGTCTTAGGTGCCCTGTAATGGTACCAGTGAAAAATAGAGCACATTCCTGTGTAAAATGAAGCCCTAATAAGGCTTTACTGGTGAAAAATGAAATTTGCGGCTGTCttaatggcaataaaaaaaaaaaaactatgttttcTCAAGTCCCAAAATACCTggatcctaaaggggttaaaggtccgTTTTTGTTTAAGATGTTACCTATATGGGATTTCTGTGTGCAACAATGTTCTAAATACTTGTTTTTTCTGCAGATTGGAGAGGAGCGAGCCACAGTCATTGCTTTGATGAGAAAATTCATTGCGTACCAATTCACAGATGCAGTAAGTGACTTTACATTCTAAGTTCATCACTACTTTAAGATTTGTTACCCACCTACCTCTCCTATTCTGGATCATATGATTTACCATGTCTTATATGACATTACgtgacttaaagagtacctatcatgatctaaactctccctaactctcactgacactatccctgtgtttcttttcattcaaaacaccctctttctacctgatttattgtcctcttggctgctcattcagccgTCCTAGTgtgagagagggagggggtgagGCCCAGCATAGAGGCTATGAACACAGCAGCtgccagctctgaatcttctcctctctgtttacaactgcatgtgcagagacaagaaagatcggagctcggatagtaaaatgaatgagggcatgcagtaaggcagagtcaggagtataccCGTATACCCTGCTGTGCTACGGGCACAGTGcttgctcctgcctgtctgacaggcagggagcagtgctgagcttgtctgtgtcccggctgcagtctgagatttaggaatcCAGCATGAgtctaaaatcaataaaaagggcttgtggccaggactggtagggagacccctagtggtcaattTTCAAAGtgcaaaattaaatagaaagaagcataattTTTAATAtgaaattggaaagttattctgcatacgttaatctataatatatcaaaagttttttgatgaaaggtaccctttaactttaaGTTTTCTATTCTGGATTGATTTGCTATAAAGCATTCTCTTACAAACCTTCTCAtttctttcttaaaaaaaatctcttaacTATTTtcatctttgtttacagccactTCAGATTAAATCTGTGGTCGCACCAGAACATGTCAAGGGTTACATCTACGTTGAGGCGTACAAACAAACTCACGTCAAACAAGccattgagggggtgggtaacCTGCGCATGGGCTTCTGGAACCAGCAGATGGTGCCCATCaaagaaatgactgatgtcctaaAGGTAGTAAAAGAAGTCACAAACCTCAAGCCCAAGTCTTGGGTACGGCTCAAGAGGGGTATCTACAAGGATGACATTGCTCAGGTATGTAAAAGGATAGAACCAAACACATTTAGAAATGTTCCAAAAGCAACATGGccaatttcagtagtatgtaagCTTAAATGGGTTTTGGCAAATTTTGCAGATTTgcatatcttatcctctatctacagGATAGTTCATAACAAGCAGATCAATGGGGTTCAGAACACTGGGAGAATGGTGGACAGCGATACCCCTAAATAAatggagcactctgtgtgtgcacGAATAATGGGCAAATAAAAATGACAATTCatctggtcattaaaggggtactccactggaaaaaaaatgttttaaatcaactggtgccagaaagttatacagatttgtaaatgacttctattaaaaaaaaaatctttccttccagtacttatcagctgctgttatgatccacataaagttcttttctttttgaatttcctttctgcctgaccacagtgctctctgctgacacctctgtccattttaggaactgtccagagtacaagcaaattcccatagaaaacctctcctgctctagacagttcctaaaatggacagaggtgtcagcagagagcactgtggacagacaaaaaggaaatcaaaaaagaagaaaaaacttcctgtggatcttaacagcagctaagtactggaaggattaagattttttaatagaagtaatttacaaatatgtgtaactttctggcaccagttgatttaaacatttttttttccagtggagcaccccttttagaggggtattccaggaataaaaaaaaaaacaggactttttttctttcaaagacctctccttgtctgtctccagtttgggtgtgattctgcagctcagttcaattacagcgaatggagccaagttgtaataccacaaccaaagtgtagacaaggagggcgctgtccttcaaagaaaaaaggccttttttaaattttttttaaatcttattgCTAGATCactcctttaaggggtaaatGAAGTGATGGCACACACATCCAGCTGCTGCTCTGTTCAAATTGGGGTATATGGCACCCCCGTACATTTGATGATTAGGGGTCATAGGAAGTGGAACCCCCACCGATGAGAATCTCATCCTGCGGATAGgtgatgagtagagatgagcgaacttacagtaaattcgattcgtcacgaacttctcggctcggcagttgatgacttttcctgcataaattagttcagctttcaggtgcttccgtgggctggaaaaggtggatacagtcctaggagactctttcctaggactgtatccaccttttccggcccaccggagcacctgaaagctgaactaatttatgcaggataagtcatcaactgccgagccgagaagttcgtgacgaatcgaatttactgtaagttcgctcatctctagtgatgagtATCCTTTAGGAATAGGGAgtaaatgtcctaaaaaaaaaataaaaaaaaaaatgcttctaatGGGGCAGTGAGATTCCTTAGTTATAGTTTCTTCTCTCTTGTCTAAGTGGATTTTGAGATTATTCAGTGGCCTCTTTCTGTCTAgttcaatgttttccaaccagggtgcctctagctgttgcaaaactactactcccagcatgcccggacagccgaaggctgtccgggcatgctgggagtagtagttttgcaacagctagcggcaccctggttggaaaacactggtctagttcaTGAAACGTTGAATTACTCCTATTTTTCTAGGTGGATTATGTTGAGCCCAGTCAGAATACGATCTCTCTCAAAATGATCCCCAGAATTGACTACGATCGGATCAAGGCACGGATGAGTCTGGTAAGAGGAATAAATGTACAGACTTGTCATCGATTctccatacatttatttttatttttttggtctttttgtatttttttctcccCTGACATCACTCATATTACAATGCATATTTAAagctgttttattttttgttttttgctcgatCTTACAATAatgttttgtttctttattcttttttttttttctcactgctGAGTTTTTTCTCTTCAGACAGGGTAGCTAGCTCTTCTTCTCATAGCATTCTCTTCATTCAAAACGCCCTCCATTATAGTCTTTTCCTTCTACTTTTATAGAAAGAATGGTTTTCCAAGATGAAGAGGTTCCGCAGACCCCCACAGAGGCTTTTTGATACAGAAAAGATCAGGTAGGCACTTTTTAAACCAACAAAGAGGCTTCATGTATGTGCATGTTCTGTTTTCCTGTACTAACCAGCGACACCCCCTCATCTGCACAGATCCCTTGGAGGAGATGTTTCGTCTGATGGAGATTTCCTCATCTTTGAGGGCAACCGCTACAGTCGCAAAGGTTTCCTCTTCAAGAGCTTTGCAATGTCTGCTGTGGTAAGTTACCTGAGGGAACAAGCTCCTCTCTTTTGTGTTTTGAGGTTTAAAACCGTACTTTGGAAATGTTTATGGGTAGATGACCTGGACACTTCATGTTTTTAGATCACAGATGGAGTGAAGCCGACCCTGTCGGAATTAGAAAAGTTTGAAGATCAGCCAGAAGGAGTTGACTTGGAGGTGGTGACGGAATCTACAGGTGAGGGTGATGGGTTTATAATGAAAGCTAATGTGAATTATTAAGgaatacctgtcatgatcttgataaattttataaacctcctagttcactgcccccctgtgataaaccaccccctgccttttattttatttttctaccttgatattgctctgtattttctgctcagtctcagtcagattcacagactggaaaggggcgtttcccagcaggcgtgacatcatctgaagccatacaggagagaacttcctccctcattctgctacacacagcccagagaagttcagtgtgagaggagctatgattggctaaggctgcacacactctcctaagactgcatttcctgcttttggactactgccaggccagcaggagtccaaagtctgtggaaAAGATGGGGGTGAAATGTGCTCTGGAAAAGTAGGGAgaaacctagtggcagctttttttaaacacaaagaaaacagaaaaacttcattttttttttttttttaaacaaagtacattaaaaagatttttttatttactataagggGTGCAATAGCAGaaatttgttttaaaggggtactccacccctagacatctccaaaggataggggataagatgtctgatcgcgggagtcccgccgctggaggccctcaggctaataccatcccgaccacggggacagctttcacgccccctcccatagatttgcattgagggcgaggggtgtgacatcacacgggggcggagtcgtgacatcacgatcttatgTCCCCGTGGtcggatggtattagcctgagggcctccagctgttccggaagccgttacaggtgggtgccgcatggtagaatgcgggggtccccagcggcaggacccccgcgatcagacatcttatcccctatccttttggataggggataagatgtctagggggtggagtacccctttaatgagcgtGCCCATTTAAAGGTTAATCCTGcataatgtaatgataaataTTTGACTGCAACCCCCCCAGTTGAGCTCTCTGCTGTTTCCCTTAGCCCAATAAAGTTCTAGGGGAGCAGCAATGTTGCATGGTCAATCGCCACTGAATTAAAACGAACAGGACCCAAGTGATCCGTGGGGGTCCCAGCCATCATGCACTTATTCCTTTTATCAGCCATCTACAGGATAAGTGATGTTTTGGGAAACCCATTATCCATATCCCATTGCCATTCCTTCTGCATAGTCTTACATGTGATCATTCCAGTGCTGGTTACGTAAAGGTTTGTTACCTCCTTAGCTCAATTCTAGATAGATTTTTTGCAAGAAACCAGTTCACTGTGTGACACTTTTTATATACATTCTTCTATCTTCATCTGTATAGTTACCCAGCAAAAAGGATGACAAGTTAACCTGTAAAACCGAAGGCCTAAAGGCTTAGGGTCCCAAAACCCTTCTAGAGAAGATTGGTTATTGGTGTTAGAAAGTTCATATAACTCTCATTGAGCTAAGTATTTCCGCTCCTCAGTAACCTGCTCCCGACGCTGATTTGTTGCACTCTCTTCAAGGGAAGGAACGTGAACACAGTCTGCAGCCTGGAGACAACGTGGAAGTGTGTGAAGGAGAGTTGATAAATCTGCAGGGTAAAATTCTCAGCGTGGATGGAAACAAGATCACGATCCTGCCCAAGCATGAGGACCTTAAGGTGACGTCTCCTTTAAGAGCCCATAACTCTGAACTGTCCTATTCACAGGAATCAAAGCCGACCCGGTGTGAAGAGCATTCCTTCTGTGACGTccgtatagaccagtgtttcctaaccaggatgcctccagctgttgcaaaactacaactcccagcatgcccggacagccaaaggctgtccgggcatgctggaagttgtagttttgcaacagctggaggcaccctgcttggttaACACTGATATAGAAGTTTTCTTCATAAGACCTGCAAattaagaccttaaaggggtactctggtggaaaacgtatttatttttattttattttaactcaactggtgccagaaagttagtaaattacttctatttaaaaaattcttaatcgttccagtacttattagcggcagtatgctccacaggaagttcttttcttttgggatttattttctgtcacgactacagtgctctctgctgacacctctgtccattttagcaactgtccagagcaggataggtttgctaaggggattttctcctactctggacagttcctgacatggacagagatgtcagcagagagcactgtggtcagacagaaaagaaatccaaaaagaatagaacttcctttgtagtatacagccgctaataagtaccggaaggattaagattttttttaatagaagtcatttacaaatctgtttaactttcaggcaccagttgataaaaaaattaaataaaaaaaaaagttttccaccggagtacctctttaacactgTTTCCAGAACTTTCTTTAACCTAATAACCCCAGAGACAGTCACACTTTATAATTCGTTTTTTCTCACCTATAGGACATGCTAGAGTTTCCAGCTAATGAGTTGAGGAAGTACTTCAGGATGGGAGACCACGTCAAAGTCATTGCCGGGCGCTATGAGGGGGACACAGGTCTGGTTGTTCGGGTTGAAGAAAACTTTGTCATCCTGTTTTCTGATCTTACCATGCATGAGGTGAGTGTTCTTCCTGTGTTATGTCACAGGATGGGTGATAACTGAGAGGACTGGCTGTGGGGTCTGACCTTTTGGCCTCTACCGCAAGCTCCAGAACGAAATCCCAACTCCTAAATGGAGCGACGGGTTGGCATGTGTGCCTctactctattaaaggggtactccgctgctcagcgtttggaacaaactgttcaaaaTGCTGGAGCCgacagctcgtgacatcatagccccaccccctcatgatgtcacgccctgcccctcaatgtaagtctatgggagggggagtggcggctgtcactccccctcccatagacttgcattgagggggcagggtgtgacgtcatgagggggctgggctatgtcacaagctcccgactccaccattcggaacattttgttccaaacgctgagcagtggagtacccctttaaatgtctatgAAGCCACCGAAGATGGCATAGTGCGCTCCTCTACCCCCTCTGGGGGACATTCTTTCATTGGCTTTGCAacacttcaatgttctaaatgtccctacaaattttgtgcaattacattatttgcacaattttttgcacaattttcggTAAAACCTCTTAAAAAGTTGTCTACTCTTTGTTGCATCGTACCCCACTTATTGCAGTTgatctgtatttattatttgcgcaaatgaaagttttttatttttttttatttgttttttgtgcaaagcctacttttttggggcaaacctacaccacctaataggacacgtGCAACAGTGTCAGATGAGAGAGCACGaagcttaaaccaatctctgcagcccactggtttctataattgtgcAAAATTCCTCAAACCTGTGCaccttttttgtaaattttgagcaagcAAATAGAGGTAAAATCCTTTACTACCTTTCAacaactttgataaatgtccccctctgTGTCTGATCTTGACAGACCCCTAGTTTACAAGGGGTCTGTCCAGGTCACGTGACACAGATCCAGGACAGGATGGACTAAACATGTactgggcatatatatatatatatatatatatatatatttatatatatatatttatatatatatatttatatatatatatttatatatatatttatatatatatttatatatatatttatatatatatttatatatatttatatatatatatttatatatatatatttatatatatatatttatatatatatatttatatatatatatttatatatatatatttatatatatatatttatatatatatatttatatatatatatttatatatatatatttatatatatatttatatatatatttatatatatatttatatatatatatttatatatatatatatatatatttatatatatatatatatatatatatatatatatatatatatttatatatatatatttatatatatatatttatatatatatatatttatatatatatatatatatatatatatttatatatatatatatttatatatatatatatttatatatatatatttatatatatatatttatatatatatatatttatatatatatatttatatatatatatatttatatatatatatatatttatatatatatatatatatttatatatatatatatatatttatatatatatatttatatttatatatatttatatttatatatttatatttatatatttatatttatatatttatatatatatatttttatttatatatatatatatttatttatatatatttatatatatatatttatatatatatttatatatatatatttatttatatatatttatttatatatatttatttatttatatatatttatttttatatatatttatatatatatatatttatttatatatatttatatatatatatatatatttatttatatatatttatatatatatatattttttttggacaGTGCACATTTTTTTCTCTAACCTGTACTCTCACTTTCCATTCCATTCCAGTTAAAGGTCCTGCCTCGTGACTTACAGCTTTGTTCAGAAACTGCTTCAGGAGTAGATGTTGGTGGACAGCATGAATGGGGAGAGCTGGTGCAGCTGGACCCACAGACTGTGGGAGTTATTGTCCGTCTGGAAAGGGAGACCTTTCAGGTGAGACTGAAAAATCTCAGTTGTCCTTAACTGCAGTATAAAAGGCCCAGCTGTGTTTACAGCCAAGTGTGACTTCATGCCGATGCCACATaccctaacttaaaggggtactccagtggaaaacaattattaatatatatatatatatatatatatatatattataatataatataatataataaattttttttatatatcaactggtgccagaaagtttaacagatttgtaaatgacttctattaaatcttattccttccagtacttatcagctgctttattctccacaggaagtggagtagttctttttagtctgcccacagtgctctctgctgacacctctgtccatgtcaggaactgtccagagcaggagaggttggctatggggatttgctactactctagacagttcccgacatggacagaggtgtcagcagagagcactgtggtcagactggaaagaactacacaacttcctctggagcagaactactggaaggattaagatttttttatatagaagtaatttacaaatctgtttaactttctggcaccagcaaaaaaaataaaaaattcctcccagagtacccctttaacttagcatTTTTTATGTTTCATGGTTGGTTTGATGGTTTCTTTTCTGCCCTTTTGAAGGTCTTGAACATGCATGGTAAGGTGATCACGGTCCGGCACCAAGCTGTCAACAGGAAGAAGGACAATCGCTTTGCAGTTGCTCTAGACTCCGAGGAGAATAATATTCATGTCAAAGATATAGTCAAAGTCATCGATGGGCCCCATTCGGTAAGGAGATTACTtttgtttttcacaatattttttttatgaagatgTCTTCAATGGCTCATTCTAATCGCTCTTCACCTCTTCATTCGATGGTTTTGTAGGGCCGGGAGGGTGAGATCCGTCATTTATTCCGGAATTATGCCTTCCTTCACTGTAAGAAGTTGGTGGAGAATGGAGGCATGTTTGTCTGCAAAACGCGTTACCTGGTCCTAGCTGGAGGCTCGAAGGTAGAAATTGTTCAGTACAATGACTAGAATATTATTTCTATTAATCCAATGATTCATTCTGCTTTTCATTCCCCATAGCCTAGGGATGTGACAAACTTCACCATTGGGGGATTTGCTCCCATGAGCCCGCGAATCAATAGCCCAGCACACCCCAGCGGAGGAGGTAGGGATCGAATATTGGACTGATTCTAACTAATCCTGAAATGCAACTCGCTGTATTTTTATAACAAATGTTTAATCACTTATATCACCTTTATAGCAGCAGGACAGAGAGGAGGTATGGCAGGTGGAGGAGGGGCAGGCAGAGGAAGAGGTCGCAGGGACAATGATCTTATCGGCCAGACCGTAAGAATTTCACAAGGTCCCTACAAGGGTGAGTAACATCAAATGCACTGtagctttaaagaagcactccagtcccccccccccccccccatatcatgcacactcacaatCACTAGTCCTACTGCACCATATGATTTATTcctgcacagctgcatccatgtgttttattactctaactgggtcatgtgatcacaagtcaaaggaagtggtctgtcctgggtcagctgacatcCTGTGAATTACAAGATCACATCATCTATTAcattggtctccaacctgcggacctccagatgtttcaaaacttcaacacccagcatgcccggacagccgttggctgtccgggcatgctgggagttgtagttctgcaacatctggaggtccgcaggttggagaccactgatctattacatcccTCCTGGCTATTTACTGACCTCCCACCActtaagtacctgtcaccaaataaacttttctgaactaactcaggctatgttccctaactactcctaacacccctcccacacttagggtatgttcatactgcggaattaccgcagaattccgcgagtggaATTCCGTACAGTGAACATTCCCTTGTGTGaacgggtcttccgcgagacccgttcactctGCGGAATTTCGCCGCCGAAATTGTTCTactcaaagaaagaacatgttcattctttgtggtgaattccgcgagtactgcatagccgtcaatggtgatggcgcagtgcctcCTCGGTCTTATCTTCGGCTGCCGCGAGCAGAGatcccgcagtgtgaacatacccttaaaaacaatttcagagctttaaaaagctgtgtatcttacctttattcttgctcacctagtgcaatttcccagcaggagaaagggaGTGTTTCACAGCAAGCGTGACAtcgctgaagcctgctgggggttcacgtccgccctcacatggttgcagttctgtgatgaatagaagaactcaagctctgtgcatgtttcagacTGTGCAGATTTtaatttctgtgcagctgtcaatcatgctCAGTGCAGCCAGAAGCACTTGCTGAGTTTGGTCTTccaccaggccaggaggagaccgaactcgctgtattaattgtggcagggaacaaaacagccacctagtggccgttttttatattacatttaaacatatttctgttgatgattttaaaagcaagtgactaggaaagtgtctgctaattacacaaggaacac is a window encoding:
- the SUPT5H gene encoding transcription elongation factor SPT5 isoform X1, yielding MSDSEDSNFSEEESDRSSEAEEVEENEETEERVSVAGSEKGEEAEEEEVEEDEDEYDEEEEEDDDDRPRKKPRHGGFILDEADVDDEYEDEDQWEDGAEDILEKAEEIEASNIDNVVLDEDRSGARRLQNLWRDQREEELGEYYMKKYAKSSVGEHIYGGSDELSDDITQQQLLPGVKDPNLWTVKCKIGEERATVIALMRKFIAYQFTDAPLQIKSVVAPEHVKGYIYVEAYKQTHVKQAIEGVGNLRMGFWNQQMVPIKEMTDVLKVVKEVTNLKPKSWVRLKRGIYKDDIAQVDYVEPSQNTISLKMIPRIDYDRIKARMSLKEWFSKMKRFRRPPQRLFDTEKIRSLGGDVSSDGDFLIFEGNRYSRKGFLFKSFAMSAVITDGVKPTLSELEKFEDQPEGVDLEVVTESTGKEREHSLQPGDNVEVCEGELINLQGKILSVDGNKITILPKHEDLKDMLEFPANELRKYFRMGDHVKVIAGRYEGDTGLVVRVEENFVILFSDLTMHELKVLPRDLQLCSETASGVDVGGQHEWGELVQLDPQTVGVIVRLERETFQVLNMHGKVITVRHQAVNRKKDNRFAVALDSEENNIHVKDIVKVIDGPHSGREGEIRHLFRNYAFLHCKKLVENGGMFVCKTRYLVLAGGSKPRDVTNFTIGGFAPMSPRINSPAHPSGGAAGQRGGMAGGGGAGRGRGRRDNDLIGQTVRISQGPYKGYIGVVKDATESTARVELHSTCQTISVDRQRLTTVGARRTGGATSTHARTPIYGSQTPMYATGSRTPMYGSQTPVHDGSRTPYYGSQTPLHDGSRTPAQSGAWDPNNPNTPSRADEEYDYRYDDEPSPSPQGYGGTPNPQTPGYPDVPSPQVNAPYHPQTPGTPAMYNTDQFSPYAAPSPQGSYQPSPSPQSYHQVAPSPVGYQNTHSPASYHPTPSPMAYQASPSPSPMGYSPMTPGAPSPGGYNPHTPGSSIEQISSDWVTTDIQVKVRDTFQDNQVVGQTGIIRSVTGGLCSVLLQDSDKVISMSGDHLEPVTPTKNSRVKVILGEDREAMGILLSIDNEDGIVRMDLDDQLKILNLHFLGKLES
- the SUPT5H gene encoding transcription elongation factor SPT5 isoform X2, with product MSDSEDSNFSEEESDRSSEAEEVEENEETEERVSVAGSEKGEEAEEEEVEEDEDEYDEEEEEDDDDRPRKKPRHGGFILDEADVDDEYEDEDQWEDGAEDILEKASNIDNVVLDEDRSGARRLQNLWRDQREEELGEYYMKKYAKSSVGEHIYGGSDELSDDITQQQLLPGVKDPNLWTVKCKIGEERATVIALMRKFIAYQFTDAPLQIKSVVAPEHVKGYIYVEAYKQTHVKQAIEGVGNLRMGFWNQQMVPIKEMTDVLKVVKEVTNLKPKSWVRLKRGIYKDDIAQVDYVEPSQNTISLKMIPRIDYDRIKARMSLKEWFSKMKRFRRPPQRLFDTEKIRSLGGDVSSDGDFLIFEGNRYSRKGFLFKSFAMSAVITDGVKPTLSELEKFEDQPEGVDLEVVTESTGKEREHSLQPGDNVEVCEGELINLQGKILSVDGNKITILPKHEDLKDMLEFPANELRKYFRMGDHVKVIAGRYEGDTGLVVRVEENFVILFSDLTMHELKVLPRDLQLCSETASGVDVGGQHEWGELVQLDPQTVGVIVRLERETFQVLNMHGKVITVRHQAVNRKKDNRFAVALDSEENNIHVKDIVKVIDGPHSGREGEIRHLFRNYAFLHCKKLVENGGMFVCKTRYLVLAGGSKPRDVTNFTIGGFAPMSPRINSPAHPSGGAAGQRGGMAGGGGAGRGRGRRDNDLIGQTVRISQGPYKGYIGVVKDATESTARVELHSTCQTISVDRQRLTTVGARRTGGATSTHARTPIYGSQTPMYATGSRTPMYGSQTPVHDGSRTPYYGSQTPLHDGSRTPAQSGAWDPNNPNTPSRADEEYDYRYDDEPSPSPQGYGGTPNPQTPGYPDVPSPQVNAPYHPQTPGTPAMYNTDQFSPYAAPSPQGSYQPSPSPQSYHQVAPSPVGYQNTHSPASYHPTPSPMAYQASPSPSPMGYSPMTPGAPSPGGYNPHTPGSSIEQISSDWVTTDIQVKVRDTFQDNQVVGQTGIIRSVTGGLCSVLLQDSDKVISMSGDHLEPVTPTKNSRVKVILGEDREAMGILLSIDNEDGIVRMDLDDQLKILNLHFLGKLES